The Penicillium digitatum chromosome 6, complete sequence genome has a window encoding:
- a CDS encoding Zinc finger, C2H2 produces the protein MSTVQTEPSRVHPRRRPVLNTTLPTLPSDSPDSKMPLKKGETFHTPTSPPSSDRDPVLNFRSLPHRSATSLEAIAVAEERMTSILDRLTLESTEDQDLEVAGGESPLECGLLRSNSRSNSPCSSNEEDCGIRIPLDEKKARQQHNHESDSGLGTSVSSEEGLADPKNKVNDGIHDNQSAITSSISAFESGSSPKRQLGPAACKQIERFVLVPILKEPRLKPFHALVRSVPQRIINKKIVCLRDLEKTLLWLAPNSATSRNSYLNFCEFTIQCLHTSTSHLNDRDQRLPADRPYTNGYFLDLVSQVRRYAAMVRAERERVQATQGSEFNKKSNSSAIPKATLEGGLSKNGKSAELVIMQDGKPISMATGKPYEADVSGTAKRTINIDYAVDEGVERSMARRKKDAPPMNINQKCADCDKVFKRPCDLTKHEKTHTRPWKCEYPDCNYHTKGWPTEKERDRHMNDRHSDKPTLFKCQFHKCPYASKRASNCKQHMEKSHGWVYVRSKNNGRNGSKRGSSAQVTPQSPSVSTPASKTTDFASPIPGPSPSPSDQTYNWPGNPQFNFADPPPPAHGEDFPLFGETSPYLMTDINLFPTSVNLSGFQSQFEAGDPNGLIPALEMHRQSMNSMSIPSAESVPDLTGPVSFDGSPLTGTESINFDLDWSNLDYPTNEDYTAMAAQLPHGHSLEVMKGYSNDYDQMNLNHCSYDVSGKPSGLSPGAQGNAMLYSPDSCNVGDTLSERYEYGLQAQAGNDFTLYNQGAHMGRGAQPGMQTHSDRSAQYHQPQPQMFPSLEHERVLQSMQPWNGQQPQGHYLPRDMELEFMK, from the exons ATGTCTACCGTCCAGACTGAGCCATCGCGGGTGCACCCGCGTCGTCGACCCGTCTTAAACACCACCCTTCCCACCCTGCCGAGCGACTCGCCTGACTCTAAGATGCCCCTGAAGAAAGGAGAGACTTTCCACACCCCAACTTCTCCTCCATCGAGTGATCGCGACCCTGTCTTAAACTTCCGCTCCCTGCCTCATCGCTCGGCCACTTCGTTGGAAGCTATTGCTGTTGCTGAGGAGCGCATGACTTCCATCCTAGACCGTCTGACTCTGGAATCCACCGAAGACCAGGACTTGGAGGTTGCTGGCGGCGAGAGTCCTCTGGAGTGTGGGTTATTACGCAGCAACTCTCGGTCTAACTCTCCATGTTCCTCAAATGAAGAGGATTGTGGCATTCGAATCCCACTAGACGAGAAAAAGGCCCGCCAACAGCACAACCACGAGTCCGACAGTGGACTAGGAACCTCTGTCAGTAGCGAAGAGGGGCTCGCTGACCCAAAAAATAAAG TGAATGATGGTATTCATGACAATCAATCTGCCATCACAAGCTCTATCTCAGCTTTTGAGAGCGGTTCGTCGCCAAAACGTCAATTAGGCCCGGCCGCCTGCAAACAGATTGAACGTTTTGTGCTTGTTCCTATTTTGAAAGAGCCCCGCTTGAAACCATTCCACGCACTGGTTCGAAGCGTCCCCCAGCGCATTATCAATAAGAAAATCGTGTGTTTGCGTGACCTCGAAAAAACCCTATTGTGGTTGGCACCG AACTCCGCCACTTCTCGGAATTCTTATCTCAACTTTTGCGAGTTTACGATTCAGTGCTTGCATACTTCGACTTCGCACCTTAACGATCGTGATCAACGACTACCGGCTGATCGTCCTTACACTAACGGATACTTCCTCGACCTTGTTTCACAGGTTCGACGATACGCAGCGATGGTTCGCGCTGAACGCGAGCGAGTCCAGGCGACTCAGGGCTCCGAGTTTAACAAGAAGTCTAATTCTTCTGC AATCCCGAAGGCTACTCTAGAAGGTGGTCTGTCTAAGAATGGGAAGTCTGCCGAACTTGTAATAATGCAAGACGGAAAGCCAATTTCCATGGCCACAGGAAAGCCTTACGAGGCGGATGTCTCTGGAACTGCCAAGCGGACCATCAACATTGACTATGCAGTCGATGAGGGCGTTGAGCGCTCTATGGCCCGCCGCAAGAAGGATGCTCCTCCCATGAACATCAACCAAAAGTGTGCCGATTGCGATAAGGTCTTTAAGCGCCCCTGTGACTTGAC AAAACACGAGAAAACACACACTCGCCCCTGGAAGTGCGAGTACCCTGACTGCAATTACCACACCAAAGGTTGGCCCACTGAGAAAGAACGTGATCGTCACATGAACGACAGGCATTCAGACAAACCTACTCTCTTCAAGTGTCAATTCCACAAGTGCCCCTATGCTTCGAAGCGTGCCAGCAACTGCAAGCAGCACATGGAGAAATCCCACGGATGGGTTTACGTTCGATCCAAAAACAACGGACGCAATGGCAGCAAGCGAGGCTCTTCTGCCCAGGTCACTCCTCAGAGTCCGAGTGTGTCTACTCCTGCTTCGAAGACGACCGACTTTGCCTCTCCAATCCCCGGGCCCAGTCCTTCTCCTAGCGACCAGACCTACAACTGGCCTGGGAATCCACAGTTCAATTTTGCTGACCCTCCTCCGCCTGCCCACGGAGAGGATTTCCCCCTATTTGGGGAAACATCTCCCTATCTGATGACTGATATCAACTTGTTCCCAACTTCAGTGAACCTGAGCGGCTTCCAGAGTCAATTTGAAGCCGGTGACCCGAATGGCTTGATTCCCGCTCTAGAGATGCACCGGCAATCCATGAACTCCATGTCTATCCCGTCTGCCGAATCGGTTCCCGACTTGACGGGACCCGTGTCCTTTGACGGATCCCCGCTTACCGGTACTGAAAGCATCAATTTTGACCTAGATTGGAGCAACCTGGACTATCCCACCAACGAGGACTACACTGCAATGGCTGCGCAGCTCCCCCATGGTCATTCCCTAGAGGTGATGAAGGGTTATTCGAATGATTACGACCAAATGAACCTCAACCACTGTTCCTACGATGTCTCTGGAAAGCCCTCCGGCCTCTCTCCTGGCGCGCAAGGCAACGCCATGTTGTACTCGCCGGACTCTTGCAACGTCGGCGACACTCTTTCGGAGCGCTACGAATATGGACTCCAGGCCCAGGCGGGCAACGACTTCACTCTTTACAACCAGGGTGCTCACATGGGTCGCGGTGCTCAACCCGGGATGCAAACCCATAGCGACCGCTCCGCTCAATACCACCAGCCTCAGCCGCAGATGTTTCCCTCTCTGGAGCACGAGCGCGTACTGCAGAGCATGCAGCCCTGGAATGGCCAGCAACCCCAGGGACACTACCTGCCTCGCGACATGGAGCTGGAATTCATGAAGTGA
- a CDS encoding Peroxisomal biogenesis factor 6 produces the protein MDFEQYGQSSQQPRQRRKRVGKRRMNNKAPIAARLALDTQLRGKVGILSEDLANDLFQQQALQDVTTSDDGVLYVAIAPHTTTCTSVEDQAWTILPVRIQPTERSPVPISHSTVLFPESADSLQPFLQALGKVDSSSNSLQSHRFVDIRILDVAPIHLDTIFVTVERHLLRNHDDVQSKFGGGFANAQGPNGLWGKAEKSVEAKKHSKRAAADDQKRLTAAVREALGAQRIVHTGDVLPLPLPSHPITYAPPPPARISFCEPVSQGLLMSTTKIVLVQARPQGLRAQKTVPSRSALLKQVAEDEADDTSNEQFYSAAEDKPGESGTEMEIASAADDSETESSAGSMSDSSDDSLEDMISLSAPELPQPPSGVISSLASATPRAGARRSDGIHTPGSVASNFTSTTVRPGRGGGKIFKAEGLLQQVPSEELYPRPRDDEDVDSFVFVDISTLAKIGCFSGDWVRIEAAEEPQPNMFASLKFRGFNDSPEDSGDWRPVKIFGLSGLPSCKPRYAINHSGERRSSISQRLPTSLMPSVFVPPLLLSNIENPKYLRISPMTFATPNGSSKLGLLHQMKNTAVKNPPLAKEVTLLKVSTPLSMDRVLQPALFAGLKQYFESRRRILKSGDLVGIGVDEGLGRAVFSGTAGDDSASQEEDITIRLGQGVHASSTGARKIGVAWFRVGQVAPTAVEELEETGEDQWGGVAVLDPATTRMVQAGSDVSRVPGVLGNGWEYWLGVKMIPKSVHDAPTPHGIVADPPQSFIPLLQQRIRDLISAATSLRAIQLGMKPVFILLRSQQRHIGKATIATRACSDIGLHTFPIDAYDILTEGGANGGDIKTEAYLKARAERAFHCGASCTALLIRHIEVLTADRIVTAMSEILNDARVVIATTTDVETIPEGIRSLITHEFEMGAPEEKEREGILRNAVAERSIRLSADVELGTIALKTAALVAGDLVDVVERAAGARTARLESLAEASKKLSGSEVFVRDVLLAGGDSARGVTKADFDAAVEAARKNFADSIGAPKIPNVGWDDVGGLTNVKDALVETIQLPLERPELFAKGMKKRSGILFYGPPGTGKTLLAKAIATEFSLNFFSVKGPELLNMYIGESEANVRRVFQRARDARPCVVFFDELDSVAPKRGNQGDSGGVMDRIVSQLLAELDGMNGGEENSGGVFVIGATNRPDLLDTALLRPGRFDKMLYLGVSDTHRKQATILEALTRKFALSPDVSLDRVAEQLPLTYTGADLYALCSDAMLKAITRKATAVDEKIKTLPNGPVSTAWFFDHLATKEDVNVMVTEEDFLSAQGELVPSVSAKELEHFERIRQTFEAVDKSKQDPAAAAPQTIAEAMEAFNLSGSATPAEIPATNDDSHTAGGIPDRIQGRPGNLDRSTGGQSTTSRKGKGKSTSKKGNSHTDATSDGSVDGDDEDMADSANAREDEDEDDTVVRTDHLVNLMQELE, from the exons ATGGACTTCGAACAGTATGGGCAGAGCTCCCAGCAGCCTCGACAACGGAGAAAAAGAGTAGGAAAGCGTCGGATGAACAATAAGGCACCCATCGCAGCACGTTTGGCGCTTGATACCCAGCTGCGGGGGAAAGTCGGCATTTTATCTGAGGATCTAGCGAATGATCTCTTCCAGCAACAGGCCCTCCAAG ATGTCACGACTTCTGACGATGGAGTGCTTTATGTTGCAATTGCCCCGCACACAACGACTTGTACCTCTGTGGAAGATCAGGCCTGGACGATACTCCCAGTGCGTATCCAGCCAACAGAGAGATCGCCAGTTCCAATATCACACTCAACCGTGTTGTTTCCCGAATCAGCAGACTCACTGCAACCTTTCCTCCAGGCTTTGGGGAAAGTTGACTCGTCAAGCAACTCTCTACAATCACACCGTTTCGTAGACATTCGGATTCTGGATGTCGCCCCAATTCATCTAGATACAATCTTTGTGACGGTCGAGCGACATCTACTTCGCAATCATGATGATGTTCAGAGCAAATTTGGTGGTGGATTCGCGAATGCGCAGGGGCCGAATGGACTCTGGGGGAAGGCGGAAAAGTCCGTAGAAGCCAAAAAGCACTCGAAAAGAGCTGCAGCGGACGACCAAAAACGTCTCACTGCAGCAGTTCGTGAAGCATTGGGAGCTCAGCGCATTGTGCATACCGGAGACGTGCTGCCCCTCCCACTCCCTTCTCATCCCATAACCTACGCGCCACCACCCCCTGCACGGATCTCATTCTGCGAGCCCGTTTCGCAAGGCTTGCTGATGTCAACGACAAAGATTGTGCTTGTCCAGGCTCGTCCTCAAGGACTCCGTGCCCAAAAAACCGTGCCTTCGAGATCTGCGCTTCTGAAGCAGGTGGCCGAGGACGAAGCTGACGACACTTCCAACGAACAATTCTATTCTGCAGCCGAGGACAAACCCGGTGAAAGTGGTACTGAAATGGAAATAGCATCAGCTGCCGATGACTCGGAAACAGAGAGCTCAGCAGGATCTATGAGTGACTCCTCGGATGATTCCCTTGAGGATATGATTTCTCTTAGTGCGCCTGAACTGCCACAGCCACCATCCGGGGTGATATCTTCCTTGGCTTCGGCGACTCCTAGAGCCGGCGCTCGacgatcagatggaatccACACCCCAGGGTCTGTGGCATCGAATTTCACATCGACCACCGTGCGCCCTGGCCGTGGCGGAGGCAAGATCTTCAAGGCGGAGGGTCTCCTGCAACAAGTCCCAAGCGAGGAGCTTTACCCCCGGCCTcgtgacgatgaagatgtcgACTCCTTTGTCTTTGTAGATATCAGCACCCTCGCCAAGATTGGATGCTTCTCCGGCGATTGGGTCAGAATCGAAGCCGCCGAGGAGCCCCAGCCGAACATGTTCGCTTCCCTCAAATTTCGAGGTTTCAACGACTCCCCTGAAGACTCGGGCGATTGGCGCCCTGTCAAGATTTTTGGTCTTTCTGGTCTTCCGTCCTGCAAGCCACGGTATGCCATAAATCACTCAGGTGAACGCCGGTCCAGTATTTCGCAACGTCTACCCACCAGCTTGATGCCATCGGTTTTCGTTCCCCCGTTGCTTCTTAGTAACATTGAAAATCCTAAGTACCTACGGATCTCTCCTATGACCTTCGCTACTCCTAATGGCTCCTCCAAACTTGGTCTTTTGCATCAAATGAAGAACACTGCTGTTAAAAACCCGCCTTTGGCAAAAGAGGTCACATTGCTCAAGGTTTCAACACCTCTGTCAATGGATCGGGTCCTTCAACCAGCGCTATTTGCAGGATTGAAGCAGTACTTTGAGTCCCGCCGGCGTATCCTCAAAAGTGGTGATTTAGTCGGAATTGGCGTGGACGAAGGACTCGGCAGAGCGGTATTCTCTGGCACCGCTGGCGATGACAGTGCCAGCCAGGAGGAAGATATAACCATCCGGCTAGGCCAAGGTGTCCATGCAAGTAGTACCGGGGCCCGGAAAATTGGCGTTGCTTGGTTCCGTGTCGGGCAGGTAGCCCCGACTGCTGtagaggagctggaggagACAGGCGAAGATCAGTGGGGTGGAGTCGCTGTACTTGACCCGGCAACTACGCGCATGGTACAGGCTGGGAGTGACGTGAGCCGAGTTCCTGGGGTATTGGGTAACGGGTGGGAGTATTGGCTGGGCGTCAAGATGATACCAAAGAGCGTCCATGATGCACCAACGCCCCATGGCATTGTTGCCGACCCACCCCAGTCCTTTATCCCATTATTGCAACAACGGATCCGTGATCTGATATCTGCTGCCACAAGCCTGCGAGCTATTCAGCTAGGAATGAAGCCTGTCTTCATTCTCCTCAGATCCCAGCAAAGACATATTGGCAAGGCAACCATCGCAACCCGAGCGTGCTCGGATATTGGCCTCCACACATTCCCAATCGATGCGTACGACATATTGACAGAAGGCGGCGCGAATGGTGGCGACATCAAGACTGAGGCATATCTTAAAGCCCGAGCAGAGCGGGCTTTCCACTGTGGAGCAAGCTGCACCGCACTGCTGATCAGGCACATCGAGGTTCTAACCGCTGATCGCATTGTCACTGCAATGAGCGAAATTTTGAACGATGCCAGAGTTGTCATTGCCACTACTACTGATGTTGAAACTATCCCCGAAGGTATCCGCAGCCTCATCACCCATGAGTTCGAGATGGGTGCCCCGGAGGAGAAAGAGCGTGAAGGTATTCTACGAAATGCCGTCGCAGAGCGCAGTATCAGACTGTCTGCGGACGTGGAACTGGGCACCATTGCTCTGAAGACCGCAGCTCTTGTTGCAGGAGATCTGGTTGACGTCGTGGAACGAGCTGCCGGAGCGAGAACAGCTCGCCTCGAAAGCCTGGCCGAAGCGAGCAAAAAGCTTTCCGGCTCAGAGGTATTTGTCAGAGACGTTCTGTTGGCAGGAGGCGACAGTGCACGAGGTGTTACCAAGGCAGACTTTGACGCTGCTGTAGAAGCTGCGCGGAAAAACTTTGCGGATTCAATCGGGGCACCTAAGATTCCGAACGTTGGCTGGGATGATGTTGGTGGATTGACCAACGTTAAGGATGCCTTGGTCGAGACCATTCAATTGCCGCTCGAGCGACCGGAGCTTTTCGCCAAGGGCATGAAAAAGCGCAGTGGTATCCTGTTCTATGGCCCGCCTGGCACCGGAAAGACCCTGCTCGCCAAGGCCATTGCCACCGAGTTTTCtctcaatttcttctccGTCAAGGGCCCTGAACTGCTCAACATGTACATTGGTGAATCCGAGGCAAATGTGCGCCGGGTATTTCAGCGCGCTCGGGATGCTCGTCCTTGCGTTGTGTTCTTTGATGAGCTGGATTCTGTTGCGCCCAAGCGTGGCAACCAGGGAGACAGCGGTGGTGTTATGGACCGTATCGTCAGTCAGCTGCTTGCAGAGCTAGATGGAATGAATGGCGGCGAAGAGAATAGTGGTGGAGTATTTGTCATTGGTGCGACTAATCGTCCCGATCTGCTTGACACTGCACTTCTCCGCCCTGGTCGCTTCGACAAGATGCTCTACCTTGGCGTGTCAGATACACATAGGAAGCAGGCGACTATCCTTGAGGCTCTGACGCGGAAGTTTGCTCTCAGCCCCGATGTCTCGCTTGACCGCGTTGCGGAACAGCTTCCTTTGACATATACTGGTGCTGATCTATATGCGCTCTGCTCTGATGCCATGCTGAAAGCCATCACTCGAAAGGCCACTGCGGTCGACGAGAAGATCAAGACTCTGCCAAATGGTCCTGTCAGCACTGCTTGGTTCTTTGATCATCTTGCGACGAAGGAGGATGTGAATGTGATGGTGACCGAGGAGGATTTCCTGTCTGCTCAAGGGGAGCTTGTGCCAAGTGTTAG TGCCAAGGAACTCGAACACTTTGAGCGCATCCGCCAAACCTTTGAGGCAGTGGACAAGTCAAAGCAAGACCCCGCTGCTGCCGCGCCACAGACAATCGCGGAGGCAATGGAGGCATTCAACCTGAGCGGCTCGGCCACACCAGCAGAGATACCTgccacaaatgatgacagtCACACAGCCGGGGGTATTCCCGATCGTATCCAAGGCCGGCCAGGCAACCTTGACCGCAGCACCGGTGGCCAATCAACAACCAGTCGCAAAGGTAAAggaaagagcaccagcaAGAAAGGAAATTCCCATACCGATGCAACATCGGATGGATCTGTTGATGGCGACGATGAGGATATGGCAGATAGTGCCAATGCCagagaggatgaagatgaggatgataCCGTCGTTCGGACTGATCACTTGGTGAACCTTATGCAGGAGCTTGAATAA
- a CDS encoding Cyclin-like F-box, whose protein sequence is MSIMLDPEQLSRGRTFANSWEPAKLLKVIAKSPRTLETGIIDIEVRPVPEAIRCKEKATEDFGNMRCLPNEVVDLIVHRLDILSAISLSYVNRITNQFVQQSPVSFLRQWAPGMPKILRKTQIHQNWSIHELKEAIIREKCVVCGDASVQLYLPTMERICHPCMHENHAYWCLPVEQAAIIFGLDLPDLINTQTMYLPRLSKNGFDLGELGAWVVPVKLALTKALKLYGTRKGIKRAVEGSPSSSDADEEQDPPDDEEFVVENQHDIYRAAPLNTPNSVKLRLLISMGNYHQHAHHHEVACRVPVVNRDNTRRILYSCRGCTAMLTHPKMESISDNYMRMMGLDPALDKYQRSFAIFRRAFRVWTLAEMIEHIRTDCIGSWFLLHAAD, encoded by the coding sequence ATGAGTATCATGCTAGATCCGGAGCAGTTGTCCCGAGGACGGACTTTTGCCAACAGTTGGGAGCCTGCCAAGCTGCTAAAAGTCATTGCAAAGAGCCCCCGTACCTTGGAAACTGGAATCATCGATATCGAGGTTCGACCTGTGCCAGAGGCCATCCGATGCAAGGAGAAGGCTACGGAGGACTTTGGGAATATGAGATGTCTCCCGAACGAAGTCGTGGACCTGATTGTCCACAGATTGGACATACTGAGTGCTATAAGTCTGTCATACGTCAATCGCATCACCAATCAGTTTGTGCAGCAAAGCCCGGTTTCATTTCTGAGGCAGTGGGCCCCCGGCATGCCTAAGATTCTCAGAAAGACCCAGATCCACCAGAACTGGTCGATTCATGAGCTTAAAGAGGCAATTATCCGCGAGAAGTGTGTGGTATGTGGCGATGCGTCCGTTCAACTCTATCTTCCGACGATGGAGCGGATCTGTCACCCCTGCATGCACGAAAATCACGCATACTGGTGTCTCCCCGTAGAACAGGCAGCCATTATCTTTGGCCTGGACTTACCCGATCTCATCAATACACAAACCATGTATCTGCCAAGGCTGAGCAAGAATGGCTTTGATCTGGGGGAACTTGGGGCCTGGGTTGTTCCTGTCAAATTGGCACTGACCAAAGCACTGAAGCTGTATGGCACCCGCAAGGGGATTAAGCGTGCTGTGGAAGGCAGTCCGTCAAGTTCCGATGCCGACGAAGAACAGGACCCTCCCGATGATGAAGAATTTGTGGTCGAAAACCAGCATGACATTTATCGCGCTGCTCCCCTGAATACCCCCAACTCCGTCAAACTGCGCTTGCTCATCTCAATGGGAAATTATCATCAGCATGCTCACCACCATGAGGTTGCTTGTCGGGTACCTGTCGTCAATCGAGACAATACGCGCAGAATTCTTTACTCGTGCCGTGGTTGCACTGCCATGCTCACACACCCCAAGATGGAATCAATTTCTGACAACTACATGCGGATGATGGGGCTTGATCCCGCCCTTGACAAGTATCAGCGATCGTTTGCGATTTTCCGTCGCGCCTTTCGTGTGTGGACTTTGGCCGAGATGATCGAGCATATTCGAACCGACTGCATTGGGAGTTGGTTCCTGCTGCATGCTGCGGATTAA
- a CDS encoding Amino acid/polyamine transporter I has product MDKDEYSNDDAQLAQLGHKSELKRNFSMISMLGLAFAILNSWTALSTSLGLSLPSGGSASVVWGLVTAGICNLCMATSLAEFLSAYPTAGGQYHWVAVTSWRKWMPILSWITGWINCSGWVALVATAGLLGSQIIQGVISLMNPTYNPQRWHQFLIYCGYNIVAFLVNAFMNDIMPFVTKGAFIWSLIGFAAICITVLSCASPTYNSAKFVFTDFINRTGWPDGVSWLLGLLQGGLGVAGFDGVAHMIEEIPNPSVEGPKIMIACVAIGTVTGVIFLIVLLLVAGDINKIIESAATPLVAILKNATSSNAGTICLLIFPLVCVLFAAITIMTTSSRMIYAFARDGGLPVSPFFSRIHPKLNVPLNSLYLNLVLVTIFGCIFLGSSSAFSAIVSASVVLLGISYGMPIAVNCFRGRRMLPERSFVLPEILGWTINIISLLYIALTTVLFLFPPDLPATGSNMNYCVAAFGVVFVISVIQWFVDGRKNFVGPRISVEVFNGEASVQSEQPIPVVEQHKV; this is encoded by the exons ATGGACAAAGACGAATACAGTAACGATGACGCTCAGCTGGCTCAGCTGGGCCATAAGTCGGAGCTGAAGCGAAACTTCTCCATGAT TTCGATGCTGGGTCTTGCTTTCGCTATTTTAAAT TCATGGACCGCTTTGTCGACAAGTTTGGGGCTCAGTTTGCCCTCGGGAGGCAGCGCTAGTGTTGTTTGGG GTCTTGTTACAGCAGGAATCTGTAATTTGTGCATGGCCACTTCCCTAGCCGAGTTTCTTTCTGCATACCCCACCGCCGGAGGCCAATACCACTGGGTCGCTGTGACTTCATGGAGAAAATGGATGCCAATTCTTTCCTGGATTACGGGCTGGATCAACTGCTCTGGCTGGGTTGCGCTGGTCGCAACTGCCGGTCTTTTAGGCAGTCAAATCATCCAGGGTGTGATATCTCTCATGAACCCG ACCTATAACCCCCAGCGTTGGCACCAGTTCCTAATCTACTGCGGCTACAATATCGTTGCCTTCCTCGTCAATGCCTTTATGAACGACATAATGCCCTTTGTCACCAAGGGTGCTT TCATCTGGTCTCTGATAGGATTTGCCGCCATTTGCATCACCGTACTTTCTTGTGCCTCGCCAACCTACAACTCCGCAAA ATTTGTCTTCACCGATTTTATTAACAGAACCGGAT GGCCTGATGGAGTTTCATGGTTGCTTGGG CTTCTTCAAGGCGGTCTTGGTGTTGCTGGCTTTGATGGCGTCGCCCACATGATTGAAG AAATTCCTAACCCCTCGGTTGAGGGACCCAAGATCATGATTGCTTGTGTCGCTATCGGCACTGTCACTGGAGTCATCTTCCTGATTGTACTACTTTTAGTGGCTGGTGATATCAACAAAATCATTGAATCTGCGGCAACTCCGCTCGTTGCAATCTTGAAGAATGCCACCTCGAGCAATGCAGGAACTATCTGTCTCTTGAT CTTCCCCCTGGTCTGCGTTCTGTTCGCTGCAATCACTATTATGACTACTAGCAGTCGGATGATCTATGCCTTCGCACG TGACGGCGGTCTCCCTGTCTCTCCCTTCTTCTCTCGTATTCACCCGAAGCTTAATGTCCCCTTGAACTCGCTATATCTCAATCTGGTTCTCGTCACCATCTTTGGCTGCATCTTCTTGGGCTCATCCAG TGCTTTCAGTGCTATTGTCTCAGCGTCAGTGGTGCTGCTTGGTATCTCATATGGAATGCCAATTGCAGTCAACTGCTttcgaggaagaagaatGCTACCGGAGCGCTCATTTGTCCTGCCAGAAATCCTTGGCTGGACTATCAACATC ATCTCGTTGCTGTACATTGCCCTTACTACAgtcctctttctcttcccccCTGACTTGCCTGCCACTGGGAGCAACATGA ATTACTGTGTTGCAGCATTTGGTGTGGTCTTTGTCATTTCCGTTATCCAATGGTTTGTAGATGGTCGCAAAAATTTTGTCGGCCCCCGAATCTCGGTGGAGGTCTTCAATGGAGAGGCCAGTGTCCAGTCAGAGCAGCCAATTCCAGTTGTTGAACAACATAAGGTTTAA
- a CDS encoding MGS207 protein yields the protein MFTAINLPPVKVHETETAQDKPARAFKHLLKLNHVENSLFDCRNFPNQLIHLLSSSFLQGADAEALSRIYEEEATDLVKWKESPAEITTLDWRGHLGYRGFDRAFVDFFEDQMVHLGYDWKEVVAEYLFAGKEPMFDSIMASLGLPLIHLAYAFEMDSREIAMEALGLAATCHNDIYKSIGDPKHSTNEASYESKSLFAILDTVRKDKDLDGLFPTPGSDNLDTLFVSRNAVLLNHWKAWKIENPVEQFRESQELAAALLVGTAAVDSTGQYDWFFALNLASSHAVRVMLPFIPPQFQISLIRQWWLICVGIYVAQLRPEIKMDQIRNYDLNGKDWEWVAEEAVSGQFSSNTYFVKTTRALKELASTWGDSDSFFLKAAVRFVIEFKCWRGNFVGFEL from the exons ATGTTTACT GCAATTAATCTACCCCCGGTCAAAGTTCATGAAACCGAGACAGCTCAAGACAAGCCGGCCCGGGCATTTAAGCACTTGTTGAAATtgaatcatgttgaaaatTCGCTCTTCGACTGTCGGAACTTTCCTAACCAGCTAATACAT CTCTTGAGCTCCTCCTTTCTGCAAGGCGCAGATGCCGAGGCTTTAAGCCGGATATACGAGGAAGAAGCTACCGATCTAGTCAAATGGAAGGAATCACCGGCAGAAATCACTACTCTTGACTGGCGAGGTCACCTGGGATATCGAGG ATTTGATCGAGCCTTCGTGGATTTCTTTGAAGATCAAATGGTCCATCTCGGCTATGACTGGAAGGAAGTTGTGGCCGAGTACCTGTTTGCTGGCAAGGAGCCCATGTTTGATTCTATCATGGCATCTC TCGGATTGCCATTGATCCATCTTGCGTACGCTTTTGAAATGGATAGTCGTGAGATCGCAATGGAAGCACTTGGGCTTGCAGCAACCTGCCACAATGACATCTACAAGTCCATTGGGGACCCTAAGCACTCGACAAACGAGGCATCGTACGAATCAAAGTCTCTGTTTGCAATCCTTGACACGGTGCGGAAAGATAAGGACTTGGATGGTCTCTTTCCCACTCCCGGCAGCGACAACCTCGATACCCTTTTCGTCAGCCGCAACGCCGTGCTCCTCAACCACTGGAAGGCATGGAAGATCGAAAACCCAGTCGAGCAATTCCGCGAGAGTCAAGAGCTTGCAGCTGCTTTGCTAGTTGGAACAGCTGCCGTCGATTCGACCGGGCAGTACGATTGGTTCTTCGCTTTGAACCTCGCAAGTAGCCATGCCGTCCGTGTCATGCTGCCTTTCATACCTCCCCAGTTCCAAATTTCTCTTATTCGACAATGGTGGTTAATCTGCGTTGGCATCTATGTCGCACAACTGCGGCCCGAGATCAAAATGGACCAAATCCGGAATTATGATCTGAATGGGAAGGACTGGGAATGGGTTGCAGAGGAAGCTGTCAGTGGTCAATTCTCATCCAATACGTACTTTGTTAAAACTACCCGAGCACTGAAGGAACTGGCCTCGACTTGGGGCGATTCCGACAGCTTCTTCTTGAAGGCTGCTGTGCGATTTGTGATCGAGTTCAAGTGCTGGCGGGGTAACTTTGTCGGATTTGAGCTGTAG